From Virgibacillus ihumii, the proteins below share one genomic window:
- a CDS encoding LapA family protein, whose translation MRGQSYVILAIIFVIIIAIFAVINVEPVEVNYLFGIGQAPLILVILFSVLMGGVITAAVNLIKIIHLQREKRSLQHENNQLKETLKEHNLLDTNQDDSTDGRKTET comes from the coding sequence GTGCGGGGACAATCATACGTTATTCTGGCCATTATTTTTGTCATTATCATTGCAATTTTTGCTGTTATTAATGTTGAACCGGTAGAAGTGAATTATCTTTTTGGTATCGGGCAGGCACCGTTGATTTTAGTTATTCTATTTTCGGTATTAATGGGTGGTGTTATTACCGCAGCTGTTAATCTGATTAAAATCATTCATCTGCAGCGGGAGAAAAGATCACTGCAGCATGAGAATAATCAATTGAAGGAGACGTTAAAAGAACATAACTTGTTGGATACCAATCAAGATGATTCAACTGATGGAAGAAAAACTGAAACATAA
- the secDF gene encoding protein translocase subunit SecDF: MKNRGRIVAFFLIVIVFLGTIGTTITGITKDIKLGLDLQGGFEILYKVEPVDEEEETDRQLLESTVRILNERVNSLGISEANINIEGENRIRVQLAGIDNPEEARDILSTSARLSFRNVSDKELMNGTDIVEGSAQQDFSAQTNQPIVTLKLKSAKKFGEITSKLKDNYNQKTPYPDNLLVIWMDYQKGDAFAEEWKKKDPKYVSAPSVDQTLNTSEVMITGDFTVEEAQRLADIINAGSLPVNMTELYSTTVGAQFGEQALDKTVFAGIIGISIIFLFIMVIYRFPGVIAAINLTFYIYLILLFFELMNGVLTLQGIAALILGVGMAVDANVITFERIKEELREGKSVLASFKAGTSNSLRAIIDANITTILAAAVLFIFGTSSVKGFATMLILSILVSFLTAVYGTRLLMGLWMRTKLMKNRPGWFGVKKKDIKDISDTTEREPKLFNRELKPVNHRKKFFIASGIMVILGAISLGIFQLNPGIDFTSGSRIQINADNSLNAENVEDDLDQLGVNPESVVLSGNNNTTAVARYDTVINEEKIAEIQDLFSKEYNANTSVSIVSPIVGEELVKNALYALGIASIGMIIYVAFRFELFFAVTAIIALLHDVFFILAVFSFTRIEFDITIVAAILTIVGYSINDTIVTFDRIRENLRKKKRVKSFGELAKIVNRSLMQTFTRSINTTVTTLIAVLAFLFLGAQSISGFAIALTVGLVAGTYSSLFIASQLWLVWRGKNIKEKPVVFAKKKRTEGPQV, from the coding sequence ATGAAAAACAGAGGCAGAATCGTTGCCTTTTTTCTGATCGTCATCGTGTTTTTGGGAACGATTGGAACAACGATAACCGGAATAACGAAAGATATTAAGCTGGGGTTGGATTTACAGGGAGGATTTGAAATCCTGTATAAAGTCGAACCGGTAGATGAGGAAGAAGAAACAGACAGGCAATTGTTGGAGTCGACTGTTCGGATTCTGAATGAACGGGTTAACAGCTTGGGTATCAGTGAAGCAAATATAAACATTGAAGGAGAAAACCGTATCCGTGTTCAGCTTGCCGGAATTGATAATCCGGAAGAAGCTCGGGATATACTTTCCACCTCAGCCCGCCTTTCGTTCCGCAATGTTTCCGATAAGGAATTAATGAATGGGACGGACATCGTGGAAGGCAGTGCCCAGCAGGATTTCAGTGCGCAAACGAACCAGCCAATCGTTACACTGAAACTGAAATCGGCTAAGAAATTTGGTGAAATTACCAGTAAGTTAAAGGACAATTATAATCAAAAAACCCCTTACCCGGATAACTTGCTTGTCATTTGGATGGATTATCAAAAAGGGGATGCTTTTGCGGAAGAATGGAAAAAGAAAGATCCGAAATACGTCTCCGCACCTTCCGTTGATCAGACACTTAATACTTCTGAAGTTATGATCACAGGTGATTTTACGGTAGAAGAAGCACAGCGGCTGGCTGATATCATTAATGCCGGTTCACTGCCGGTAAATATGACGGAATTGTATTCCACCACAGTTGGTGCCCAATTTGGTGAACAGGCACTGGATAAAACCGTATTTGCCGGAATTATCGGCATTAGTATCATCTTTTTATTCATCATGGTTATTTACCGTTTTCCTGGTGTAATTGCCGCCATTAATTTAACTTTCTATATTTACCTTATTTTACTGTTCTTTGAATTAATGAACGGGGTTCTGACATTGCAAGGTATCGCAGCCCTCATACTTGGTGTAGGGATGGCAGTTGACGCAAACGTTATTACCTTTGAGCGGATTAAGGAAGAATTGCGTGAAGGGAAATCTGTTCTCGCTTCATTTAAAGCTGGGACAAGCAACTCATTAAGAGCGATAATCGATGCGAATATTACAACGATCCTTGCAGCAGCCGTATTATTTATTTTCGGTACCAGCTCAGTTAAAGGGTTTGCCACCATGCTCATCTTGAGTATTCTGGTAAGTTTCCTGACAGCAGTATATGGAACAAGACTGCTGATGGGCTTATGGATGAGGACAAAGTTGATGAAAAACCGTCCAGGCTGGTTCGGTGTCAAGAAGAAAGATATCAAGGATATATCTGATACAACAGAAAGAGAACCAAAATTGTTTAATCGTGAATTGAAGCCTGTAAACCATCGTAAGAAATTCTTTATTGCTTCAGGTATTATGGTGATTCTAGGGGCAATTTCACTTGGAATATTCCAGCTAAATCCGGGAATTGATTTCACCAGTGGTTCACGGATTCAGATTAATGCAGATAACTCGTTAAATGCGGAGAATGTAGAAGATGATCTGGATCAATTGGGAGTAAATCCTGAATCCGTTGTCCTTTCCGGGAATAATAATACAACTGCTGTTGCCCGGTATGATACGGTCATCAATGAAGAAAAAATAGCGGAAATTCAGGATCTGTTCAGTAAAGAATATAATGCCAACACAAGCGTTAGTATTGTTTCCCCGATTGTCGGAGAGGAACTTGTAAAAAACGCGTTGTATGCACTTGGAATAGCATCAATTGGTATGATTATTTATGTTGCGTTCAGATTTGAATTGTTCTTTGCGGTCACAGCAATTATCGCGTTGTTGCATGATGTGTTTTTCATACTGGCTGTTTTCAGTTTCACAAGAATCGAGTTTGATATTACAATCGTTGCAGCAATCCTTACCATCGTCGGGTATTCCATCAATGATACGATTGTTACCTTTGACAGAATCCGCGAGAACTTACGGAAAAAGAAAAGGGTTAAATCATTTGGCGAACTCGCAAAAATCGTGAACAGAAGTCTTATGCAGACATTTACCCGAAGTATCAATACCACGGTTACAACATTGATTGCTGTATTGGCATTCCTGTTCCTTGGTGCACAGTCGATATCAGGATTTGCAATCGCGCTCACTGTCGGACTGGTTGCAGGTACGTATTCATCACTGTTTATTGCATCACAATTGTGGCTTGTATGGAGAGGAAAAAATATCAAAGAGAAACCTGTTGTTTTCGCCAAGAAAAAGCGCACAGAGGGACCACAGGTATAA
- a CDS encoding post-transcriptional regulator: MKTVREWRNELEMALECKKNEFQMMGYQQASTDDIWKCLEEKVWKGNPQKRLYEVVQDIFHLASNIYMSYLTVNAYQDDDLMASIAAVTNVDYDGNK, encoded by the coding sequence ATGAAGACAGTGCGTGAGTGGAGGAACGAGCTTGAAATGGCGCTTGAATGCAAAAAAAATGAGTTTCAAATGATGGGGTATCAACAAGCATCCACTGACGATATTTGGAAATGTCTCGAAGAAAAAGTGTGGAAAGGCAACCCACAAAAGCGGTTGTATGAAGTGGTTCAGGATATTTTCCATTTGGCGTCCAATATATACATGAGCTATTTGACAGTTAATGCTTATCAGGATGATGATTTAATGGCATCGATTGCAGCTGTTACGAACGTGGATTACGATGGAAATAAGTGA
- the spoVB gene encoding stage V sporulation protein B, with the protein MTKQTFLQGTIILIIAGMITRLLGFINRLVVARLMGEEGIGLYMMALPTLILVITLTQFGLPVAISKRIAEAEARGDKQKIKSILVISLVITGISSIIFTIGMIFASPFIASTLLTDDRTLFPLIAISPIIPIIAISSVLRGYFQGRQNMKPQSYALVIEQVVRITCVALFVKLLLPFGIEYAAAGAMFSVIIGELASLLFMMYLFKRKKIVKVRHRFMKYVKSSKDTIRELFSIALPSTGSKIISSVSNFLEPIIVSQSLMLAGISTSLATKQYGELTGYVLPLLFLPTFITQSLSIALVPAISEADANYNNNLIHYRVHQSIRISFASGALATIVLSLFAVPILTFMYGTGDASRFLVLMAPFFILLYLQPPLQSALQALDLAKPAMWNSLIGAAVKFTVLFFLASNPKFGIMGAAIAMSVSAVLVTILHLASLYKEIGFKIPMKDLLKMGMLLLLTWFAGNTLKNIYSGLESNLLLFIFIIALLGLIYIGLLFALKFVTKEELKQIPALQKWLS; encoded by the coding sequence TTGACCAAACAAACTTTTTTACAAGGAACAATTATTTTAATAATTGCTGGTATGATTACCCGGCTGCTTGGATTCATAAATCGATTAGTGGTTGCCCGGTTAATGGGCGAAGAAGGTATCGGTCTGTACATGATGGCACTGCCGACTTTAATTCTTGTTATTACACTGACACAGTTTGGGCTTCCCGTAGCCATATCCAAACGGATAGCCGAAGCAGAAGCACGGGGAGACAAACAAAAAATCAAAAGTATCCTGGTTATTTCATTGGTAATAACAGGTATTTCCAGTATCATCTTTACAATCGGCATGATTTTTGCATCACCTTTTATTGCATCCACCTTATTAACCGATGACCGTACGTTGTTTCCATTGATAGCAATCAGTCCGATTATCCCGATTATCGCAATATCATCCGTATTGAGAGGGTATTTTCAAGGCAGACAAAACATGAAACCACAAAGCTATGCACTCGTGATAGAACAGGTTGTTCGGATAACGTGTGTGGCATTGTTTGTAAAACTTTTGCTGCCCTTTGGAATTGAATATGCTGCAGCGGGAGCAATGTTCAGTGTGATTATTGGCGAACTTGCATCCTTATTATTTATGATGTACTTGTTCAAGCGCAAAAAAATCGTTAAGGTGCGCCACAGGTTCATGAAATATGTGAAATCAAGCAAGGACACAATCAGGGAACTTTTTTCAATCGCATTGCCCAGCACAGGCAGCAAAATCATAAGTTCTGTTTCCAATTTTCTGGAACCGATTATCGTTTCCCAAAGTTTGATGCTGGCAGGTATATCTACCAGCCTGGCAACAAAACAATATGGTGAATTAACCGGTTATGTGCTGCCATTATTGTTCCTGCCGACTTTTATAACACAGTCGCTTTCCATAGCACTAGTTCCAGCCATTTCAGAGGCAGATGCCAACTATAATAATAATCTTATCCATTACCGGGTCCATCAATCAATTCGCATTTCATTTGCCTCGGGAGCGTTGGCAACGATTGTTCTATCACTTTTTGCGGTTCCAATATTAACTTTTATGTATGGGACTGGTGACGCAAGCAGATTTCTTGTTCTCATGGCGCCGTTTTTTATTTTACTCTATCTTCAGCCTCCATTACAATCGGCACTGCAGGCTCTTGATTTGGCAAAACCGGCAATGTGGAACAGTCTGATTGGCGCAGCGGTTAAATTCACGGTATTGTTTTTCCTGGCATCCAACCCTAAATTTGGCATTATGGGAGCGGCCATCGCCATGTCTGTCAGTGCTGTATTGGTAACAATCCTGCATCTGGCCAGTCTGTATAAGGAAATAGGTTTTAAAATACCGATGAAAGATTTATTGAAAATGGGCATGTTACTGCTTTTAACCTGGTTTGCAGGCAACACACTAAAAAATATCTATTCCGGACTTGAGTCAAACCTGCTCCTATTTATATTTATTATTGCACTGCTCGGACTCATCTATATAGGCTTACTTTTTGCACTAAAGTTTGTAACAAAGGAAGAATTAAAACAAATTCCTGCGCTTCAAAAATGGCTGTCTTAA